The sequence CCCTGGGCGGCGTTTTCTTCACGCTGGAGATCATCCTCCTCAACGACCTGCGGGACGTCACCTTTGGCGTGCTCATCATGTCCAGCGTGGTGGCCAACGTGGTCAGCCACACCCTCACCGGGCACGAGGCCGTCTTCCTCATCCCCGCATTCCAGGTGCCCGGCGCCGCGCTCCTGCCCTGGTTCCTCCTGCTGGGCGCCCTGGGCGGCGCCGCCTCCGTCGCCTTCAGCCGCTGGTCCGGCCTCCTGGCCCGCCTGGTCTGGGGTCGCCTGCGCGCCTGGCCGCGCTGGATCTTCCCGCCCATCGCCGGCCTGGTGCTGGGCATCGTCGCCCTGCGCCTGCCCCAGGTGCTGGGCGTGGGCTACCACGGCATCAACCAGTTGCTCGCAGGGGAATTCCCCCTCCTCGTCGCCCTCCTCCTGATGGCCGCCAAAATCCTGCTCACCGCCCTCAACATCGAACTGGGCGGCTTCGGTGGCATCTTCGCCCCCAGCCTCTTCATCGGCGCCATGCTGGGCGGGGCCATCGGCCAGGGCACGGCCCTGCTGGGCATCTTCCCCGATCCCGTCATCTTCATCCTGGCCGGCATGGGCACGGTCCTGGCCGGGATGAACGGCATCCCCCTCACCGCCTTCCTCCTGCTGGTGGAAATGACGGGCAACTACGATCTCGTGCTGCCCCTGATGGTGAGCGTGGCCGCCTCCACCCTCGTCATCCAGCTGCTGACCAAGGAGCGCTCCCTCTACCTCTACAAGCTGCGCAAGGCCAACCTGCTGGACGAGGAGGATCCCGCCGCCCGCCTGGCCGACCGCCGTGTGGCGGAGCTGCTGGACAAGCGGCGCCCCGTCGTGCCCGGCGCCGCCTTGCTGGCGGAGATCCTCCCGGCCTTCACCGAGCACGATCTCAAGGACCTGGTGGTGGTGGACGGGGAGGGCCGTGTGACCGGCCTGCTGGACTTCGCCGACCTGCGCTTCATCCTCGGCCAGGAGAAGGCCCTGCACATCATCCGCGTGGCCGATGTGGCCCAGCGGGCGCCCCGCATCCTGGCCGACAGCACCCTGGCCGAGCTGGCCGCCCACATGGACAAAGCCTCGACGGACTTCCTGCCCGTCCAGGACGAGGAGGGCCGCCTGCTCGGCATCGTCTGCCGCGCCGCCCTGGTCC comes from bacterium and encodes:
- a CDS encoding chloride channel protein, which produces MMLRDDLRSRLTRLRTWLRTHEHSEYGLTLFYSLVIGVAAGLLGAFFVRLMLLFQHFFFHADEESFASLPWTSLLFIPVLGGILQALMSWLWPEIAARKGVVEVMKSLKQRDGLIEPRTTLFHFVAPALNIGTGGSVGPEGPAVQFGAGIASWLGQFFHVSPGRMKVMVAAGAGAAISAMFNAPLGGVFFTLEIILLNDLRDVTFGVLIMSSVVANVVSHTLTGHEAVFLIPAFQVPGAALLPWFLLLGALGGAASVAFSRWSGLLARLVWGRLRAWPRWIFPPIAGLVLGIVALRLPQVLGVGYHGINQLLAGEFPLLVALLLMAAKILLTALNIELGGFGGIFAPSLFIGAMLGGAIGQGTALLGIFPDPVIFILAGMGTVLAGMNGIPLTAFLLLVEMTGNYDLVLPLMVSVAASTLVIQLLTKERSLYLYKLRKANLLDEEDPAARLADRRVAELLDKRRPVVPGAALLAEILPAFTEHDLKDLVVVDGEGRVTGLLDFADLRFILGQEKALHIIRVADVAQRAPRILADSTLAELAAHMDKASTDFLPVQDEEGRLLGIVCRAALVRERNRVERERQLGARTAWEFK